One window of the Arthrobacter sp. D5-1 genome contains the following:
- a CDS encoding DsbA family oxidoreductase yields MKIEIWSDVACPWCYIGKRRFETALAQFPHRDSVDIEWKSYQLDPSVPEHYDGTELDYLSKRKGMAPEQVKQMFAHVTETAKGEGLDYHFDKVVVANSFTAHRLIHLAASHGRQDAAKEQLLSDHFEHGKDIGNQEYLTELGATLGLPSDEVAELFTSDKFAEEVNQDINEARAIGVTGVPFFVIDRKYGISGAQPAELFSEALNQAWQEANPLIPVGASDAEACGPDGCAI; encoded by the coding sequence ATGAAGATTGAGATCTGGTCAGACGTCGCGTGCCCGTGGTGCTACATCGGCAAGCGCCGTTTCGAGACCGCGCTGGCACAGTTCCCGCACCGCGATTCGGTGGACATCGAGTGGAAGAGCTACCAGCTGGACCCCTCCGTACCCGAGCACTACGACGGCACCGAATTGGACTACCTGAGCAAGCGCAAGGGTATGGCTCCTGAGCAGGTAAAGCAGATGTTCGCCCACGTCACCGAGACTGCCAAGGGCGAAGGCCTGGATTATCACTTCGACAAGGTGGTGGTGGCCAACAGCTTCACCGCCCACCGCCTGATCCACCTTGCCGCCTCCCATGGCCGCCAGGACGCAGCCAAGGAGCAGTTGCTCAGCGACCACTTTGAGCACGGCAAGGACATCGGCAACCAGGAGTACCTCACGGAACTCGGCGCGACGCTCGGGCTGCCGTCCGATGAAGTGGCAGAGCTCTTCACTTCCGACAAGTTTGCCGAAGAGGTCAACCAGGACATCAATGAGGCCCGCGCCATAGGCGTCACCGGCGTCCCGTTCTTCGTCATCGACCGCAAGTACGGCATCTCCGGCGCCCAGCCCGCCGAACTTTTCAGCGAGGCACTGAACCAGGCCTGGCAGGAAGCCAATCCCCTGATCCCGGTGGGCGCCTCGGACGCCGAGGCCTGCGGGCCCGACGGCTGCGCGATCTAG